Proteins co-encoded in one Campylobacter ornithocola genomic window:
- a CDS encoding motility associated factor glycosyltransferase family protein, with protein MNELFLKNTQALFEKDQPLALKLRELKECKQFELFQGSSDNLDINILDKKRKEFVYKDPLKELNESLKLFNEEFLRYPILFFYGLGNGILYKALLSNPIRNHLVIFEEELEIIYLVFHYLDLSEEIRNEKVILFQDFSFHKISNFFAQKNINTLVKIYDFHPLNEFYSNYYLKSIQTINSINLKSIRYISTTMGNDPKDSLQGITQLLHNLPYQLANPSLKDLLKQRKDKIENAIIVSTGPSLIKQLPLLKEYASKASIICADSAYPILAKHNIKPDYVLSLERIERTSEFFNNDFGDFDKDILFVLVSMVFPKTIEYLKKNGRNFMLVHRPLPFAQSLNMNDYGYLGSGMSVANMAYELAVKLGHKNIILIGQDLAYGEDGNSHPKDYHYFKEDFEGSRKQGLFVTAYGGNKEVETNRWWKIFKETFEKDIALMNPLDIKTYNATEGGARIEGSIEKPFKELCEELLREDKVLFGKLQKSNKKYNLQKRIQVNINLANRFIISCQKILSLIEKNINQCDFQNLKKENMHLTKLLTHIDKLKNQILKNKNHYIFNELQKPLFYHYESKINELFVLVYKDELEKTRKIISYLNANKTWLQDYIQTLKIQNEIVKKVDFKAL; from the coding sequence ATGAACGAACTCTTTTTAAAAAATACTCAAGCTTTATTTGAAAAAGATCAGCCCCTAGCCTTAAAATTAAGAGAGCTTAAAGAATGTAAGCAATTTGAACTTTTTCAAGGAAGTAGTGATAATTTAGATATTAATATATTAGATAAAAAAAGAAAAGAATTTGTATATAAAGATCCTTTAAAAGAATTAAATGAAAGTTTAAAGCTATTTAATGAAGAATTTTTAAGATATCCTATTTTATTTTTTTATGGTTTAGGGAATGGAATTTTATATAAAGCTTTACTCTCTAATCCTATTAGAAATCATTTGGTTATTTTTGAAGAAGAATTAGAGATTATTTATTTAGTTTTTCATTATTTAGATTTAAGTGAAGAAATCAGAAATGAAAAGGTGATTTTGTTTCAAGATTTTTCTTTTCATAAAATCAGTAATTTTTTTGCACAAAAAAATATCAATACTTTAGTAAAAATTTACGATTTTCATCCGCTGAACGAATTTTACAGCAACTATTATTTAAAGTCTATCCAGACAATAAACTCTATTAATTTAAAATCCATCCGATACATATCTACTACTATGGGCAACGACCCTAAAGACTCCCTCCAAGGCATAACCCAACTTTTACATAATCTACCTTATCAATTAGCTAACCCTAGCCTAAAAGACTTACTCAAACAAAGAAAAGATAAAATAGAAAATGCTATTATAGTTTCTACTGGTCCATCTTTGATTAAACAATTACCTTTATTAAAAGAATATGCTAGTAAGGCTAGTATTATATGTGCTGATAGTGCTTATCCTATATTAGCAAAGCATAATATTAAGCCTGATTATGTGTTGTCTTTAGAAAGAATAGAAAGAACTTCTGAATTTTTTAATAATGATTTTGGTGATTTTGATAAAGATATATTGTTTGTTTTAGTTAGTATGGTTTTTCCAAAAACCATAGAATACTTAAAGAAAAATGGTAGAAATTTTATGCTAGTACATAGACCATTACCTTTTGCACAAAGTTTAAATATGAATGATTATGGTTATTTAGGCTCAGGTATGAGTGTGGCTAATATGGCTTATGAATTAGCTGTAAAATTAGGTCATAAAAATATTATCTTAATAGGACAAGATTTAGCTTATGGTGAAGATGGGAATTCTCATCCTAAAGATTATCATTATTTTAAAGAAGACTTTGAAGGAAGTAGAAAACAAGGTCTATTTGTAACAGCTTATGGTGGTAATAAAGAAGTAGAAACAAATAGATGGTGGAAAATATTTAAAGAAACATTTGAAAAAGATATAGCCTTAATGAATCCACTAGATATAAAAACTTACAATGCCACTGAAGGTGGAGCTAGAATAGAAGGAAGTATAGAAAAACCTTTTAAAGAGCTTTGTGAAGAGTTGTTGAGGGAAGATAAGGTTTTGTTTGGGAAATTGCAAAAAAGCAACAAAAAATATAACTTGCAAAAAAGAATCCAGGTAAATATCAATCTTGCTAATAGATTTATTATAAGCTGTCAAAAAATTTTATCTCTTATTGAAAAAAATATCAATCAATGCGATTTTCAAAATTTAAAAAAAGAAAATATGCATTTAACTAAACTTTTAACTCATATAGATAAATTAAAAAATCAAATATTAAAAAACAAAAACCATTATATTTTTAATGAGCTTCAAAAACCTTTATTTTACCATTATGAAAGCAAAATAAATGAACTATTTGTATTAGTTTATAAAGATGAGCTGGAAAAAACTAGAAAGATTATAAGCTATCTTAATGCTAATAAAACATGGCTACAAGATTACATTCAAACTCTAAAAATCCAAAATGAAATTGTAAAAAAAGTCGATTTTAAAGCCCTTTAA
- a CDS encoding 3'(2'),5'-bisphosphate nucleotidase CysQ family protein, which translates to MKNLDTLLELALKAGKEASKVLLEYKDKNTLWLKDDDSPVGLADIKSNEAISEILASSDIAICSEENILSYEERKNLEYFWLIDPLDGTKSYAKKDKEYCVLIALIHKNTPVLSLIGDVENNVFYYAHTYTKVYKNNEILNLSLEQYEKVRNIALYSKNHDNNEDFFIQNYLEGVKVSSALKFVYLLEAKAGVYPRFGGPKAWDIAAGDFLIKQNGGILYDFNKKALDYNSPDFKLPSFIAFAKSEFKLKGF; encoded by the coding sequence ATGAAAAATTTAGACACACTTTTAGAATTAGCCTTAAAAGCAGGCAAGGAAGCCTCTAAAGTATTACTTGAATATAAAGACAAAAACACCTTATGGCTTAAAGATGATGATTCTCCGGTAGGTTTAGCCGATATAAAATCTAATGAAGCTATTAGTGAAATTTTAGCTTCAAGTGATATAGCTATATGCTCTGAGGAAAATATACTTTCTTATGAAGAAAGAAAAAATTTAGAGTATTTTTGGCTTATAGACCCACTTGATGGCACCAAATCTTATGCTAAAAAAGATAAAGAATATTGTGTTTTAATCGCATTAATTCATAAAAATACTCCAGTGCTTTCACTTATAGGTGATGTAGAAAATAATGTTTTTTATTATGCACACACTTATACTAAAGTTTATAAAAATAATGAAATTTTAAATCTTAGTTTAGAGCAATATGAAAAAGTTAGAAATATTGCTTTATACTCTAAAAACCATGATAATAATGAAGATTTTTTTATTCAAAATTATCTTGAAGGCGTTAAAGTTTCATCTGCTTTGAAATTTGTATATTTGCTCGAAGCAAAAGCAGGAGTTTATCCTCGTTTTGGTGGTCCAAAAGCTTGGGATATAGCTGCAGGGGATTTTTTAATCAAACAAAATGGTGGAATTTTATATGATTTTAATAAAAAGGCTTTAGATTATAATAGTCCTGATTTTAAACTTCCAAGTTTTATAGCTTTTGCTAAGAGCGAATTTAAATTAAAAGGTTTTTAG
- the topA gene encoding type I DNA topoisomerase, with protein sequence MMKNLIIVESPAKAKTIGNFLGKDYEVIASKGHIRDLPKTSFGIKIEDENFKPEYRISNDHSSLVKELKEKAKKAKTIYLATDEDREGEAIAYHIAKAINKDENSLPRIVFHEITKSAIENALKNPRSLNVNSVNAQQTRRLLDRIVGYKLSPLLNQKIQKGLSAGRVQSAALKIIVDREREIKAFVPLKYFSIDMVFEKDLQAELVEFQNQKIEKLSLTNEDRAKLIFEACKNANFKIKDIESKDRKIAPQAPFMTSTLQQSASNRLGFNPKKTMMIAQKLYEGVKTHQGVMGVITYMRTDSLNIAKEALEEVRKLIKSEFGKEYLPSKANIYTTKSKGAQEAHEAIRPTNLSFTPKLASEFLEKDEARLYTLIYNRFLASQMNPAISQTQNVYAKSNEASFKISGRKILFDGHYKVYGDMDKDKILPNLKLEDSLNIQNIELNSHFTEPPSRYSEAGLVKKLENLGIGRPSTYAPTISLLSTREYVHIDKKQIIPNEIAFVVTEVLEQNFSDIVDSDFTSKMEDKLDIIAEGKMDWQEVLREFYFPFMRKIDEGKKNIKSQKTFTKLDETCPDCGGELAIRKGRYGEFIACLNFPKCKYSRNLKQEIQNKEKNEKKLNTIGVKCPNCQEGEIVERFSKRGKFYGCSTYPKCNYISKYKPSEEKCSECGETLIIKELKKGIFLECLKCKIKKEI encoded by the coding sequence ATAATGAAAAATTTAATCATAGTAGAATCACCTGCTAAAGCTAAAACCATAGGTAATTTTCTAGGTAAAGACTATGAAGTAATAGCCTCTAAAGGTCACATTAGAGATCTACCTAAAACTAGCTTTGGTATAAAAATAGAAGATGAAAATTTTAAACCTGAATATAGAATTTCAAACGATCATTCAAGCTTAGTAAAAGAACTCAAAGAAAAAGCTAAAAAAGCTAAAACTATCTATCTTGCAACCGATGAGGACCGCGAAGGAGAAGCCATAGCTTATCATATAGCTAAAGCTATTAACAAAGATGAAAATTCCTTACCACGTATAGTTTTTCATGAAATTACTAAAAGTGCTATAGAAAATGCTTTAAAAAATCCAAGATCTTTAAATGTAAATAGCGTCAACGCTCAACAAACTAGACGCTTACTTGATCGCATAGTAGGTTATAAACTAAGTCCTTTACTAAATCAAAAAATTCAAAAAGGTTTAAGTGCAGGACGCGTGCAAAGTGCTGCATTAAAAATCATCGTCGATAGAGAAAGAGAAATCAAAGCTTTTGTTCCTTTAAAATACTTTAGCATAGATATGGTTTTTGAAAAAGACTTGCAAGCTGAATTAGTCGAATTTCAAAATCAAAAGATAGAAAAACTAAGTTTAACTAATGAAGATAGAGCTAAACTCATCTTTGAAGCTTGTAAAAATGCTAACTTTAAAATCAAAGATATAGAAAGTAAAGACAGAAAAATAGCTCCACAAGCACCTTTTATGACCTCAACCTTGCAACAAAGTGCGAGCAATCGCCTAGGTTTCAACCCTAAAAAAACCATGATGATAGCTCAAAAACTTTATGAGGGTGTAAAAACTCATCAAGGCGTAATGGGCGTAATTACCTACATGAGAACAGATAGCTTAAACATAGCAAAAGAAGCCTTAGAAGAAGTAAGAAAGCTCATCAAAAGCGAATTTGGTAAAGAATATTTACCAAGTAAGGCAAACATTTATACTACCAAAAGCAAAGGTGCTCAAGAAGCACATGAAGCCATAAGACCAACTAATCTAAGCTTTACTCCAAAGCTTGCAAGTGAGTTTTTAGAAAAAGATGAAGCAAGATTATATACTTTAATATACAATCGCTTCCTAGCTTCACAGATGAATCCTGCCATCTCTCAAACTCAAAATGTATATGCAAAATCAAACGAAGCAAGTTTTAAAATAAGCGGTAGAAAAATTTTATTTGATGGGCATTATAAAGTATATGGCGATATGGATAAAGACAAAATCTTGCCTAATCTAAAATTAGAAGATTCACTAAATATCCAAAATATAGAATTAAACTCGCATTTTACTGAACCACCTTCAAGATACTCAGAAGCTGGGCTTGTAAAAAAGCTAGAAAATCTTGGCATAGGACGCCCTTCTACTTATGCACCAACCATCTCTTTACTTAGCACAAGAGAATATGTACATATAGATAAAAAGCAAATCATACCCAATGAAATAGCCTTTGTCGTAACAGAAGTTTTAGAGCAAAATTTTAGCGATATAGTAGATAGTGATTTTACTTCTAAAATGGAAGATAAACTTGACATCATTGCAGAAGGTAAGATGGACTGGCAAGAAGTTTTAAGAGAATTTTATTTTCCTTTTATGCGTAAAATTGATGAGGGCAAAAAAAACATAAAAAGCCAAAAGACTTTCACAAAATTAGATGAAACTTGCCCTGATTGTGGAGGTGAGCTTGCTATAAGAAAAGGAAGATATGGAGAATTTATAGCTTGTTTAAATTTTCCAAAGTGCAAATACTCAAGAAATTTAAAACAAGAAATACAAAATAAGGAAAAGAACGAAAAAAAACTCAATACCATAGGCGTAAAATGTCCAAACTGCCAAGAAGGCGAGATTGTAGAACGTTTTTCAAAACGCGGTAAATTTTATGGGTGTAGCACTTATCCAAAATGCAATTATATAAGTAAATATAAACCAAGTGAAGAAAAATGTAGCGAATGTGGTGAAACTTTAATCATCAAAGAACTTAAAAAAGGCATATTTTTAGAGTGCTTAAAATGCAAAATCAAAAAGGAAATTTAA
- a CDS encoding biotin synthase, which translates to MQIMLCAISNIASGGCGEDCKYCTQSAHVKTNINKYKRKDIDQIVLEAKMAKKNEALGFCLVTAGAGLDDEKLEYVCKVAHAVQKEVEGLLLIACNGIANLEQLKELKKAGIFSYNHNLETSKEFFPNICSTHTWEQRFQTNLYAKEAGLMLCCGGIYGLGESEVDRKSFRASLKELEPFSSPINFFIPNENLKLKQALLDPDEALNIIKDTKKDLPNAHIMVAGGREVVLKERQYEIFDAGASAIVVGDYLTTKGEEPNKDIQKLKQMGFSFANSCH; encoded by the coding sequence ATGCAAATCATGCTTTGTGCTATATCTAATATAGCAAGTGGAGGATGTGGGGAAGATTGTAAATACTGCACCCAAAGTGCTCATGTAAAAACTAATATCAATAAATACAAAAGAAAAGATATAGACCAAATTGTTTTAGAAGCTAAAATGGCTAAAAAAAATGAAGCTTTAGGTTTTTGCTTAGTTACAGCAGGTGCTGGACTTGATGATGAAAAACTTGAATATGTGTGTAAAGTAGCTCATGCAGTGCAAAAAGAAGTAGAAGGACTTTTGCTTATAGCTTGCAATGGTATAGCAAATTTAGAACAACTCAAAGAATTAAAAAAAGCAGGGATTTTTTCTTATAACCACAACTTAGAAACTTCTAAAGAATTTTTCCCAAACATATGCTCTACACATACTTGGGAGCAAAGATTTCAAACAAATCTTTATGCCAAAGAAGCGGGGTTAATGCTTTGTTGTGGTGGAATTTATGGTCTTGGAGAAAGCGAAGTTGATAGAAAAAGTTTTAGGGCAAGTTTAAAAGAGCTTGAACCTTTTTCTTCGCCTATTAACTTTTTCATACCAAATGAAAATTTAAAACTAAAACAAGCTTTGCTTGATCCTGATGAGGCGTTAAACATCATTAAAGACACTAAAAAAGACTTGCCAAATGCACATATCATGGTAGCAGGTGGTAGAGAGGTAGTGCTAAAAGAAAGACAATATGAAATTTTTGATGCAGGTGCTAGTGCTATAGTAGTGGGTGATTATCTTACAACCAAAGGCGAAGAACCTAACAAAGATATACAAAAACTAAAACAAATGGGATTTAGCTTTGCTAACTCATGCCATTGA
- a CDS encoding cation:proton antiporter, with the protein MLTHAIDAQVATDLKILFVVAGCLLTSPYIAKFLKLPLSATEIMLGSFIGFLGFIGESENFKLLANAGFYYLMFIAGMEINLKTFLNTERSLLNKAFIYIILLYAFSILAVKSIDISYIFVIIIPVMSVGLLSTLYRDFGKNCEWLNVSMVVATLAEVVSIVLLTITAAFLGKGADIFSLTQNLLYLVGFLALCIFGFKFLEVLFWWYPQLKTILMPWQDQNEKDIRFCMAIFIAIVAIMIYFKLEVALGAFIAGSFIATFFDHKKDLEHKLSSFGYGFLIPIFFIYIGSSFKLQMLLNPQVLIIAFSLTTFMIGLRILCAMTFVKILGLKNTFLFGLSHSMPLTLLIAVATLSYQTNIITQDIYSGLVLTALLEAILAISLIKFINNLSRK; encoded by the coding sequence TTGCTAACTCATGCCATTGATGCTCAAGTTGCTACGGATTTAAAAATTTTATTTGTAGTAGCAGGGTGTTTGCTCACTTCACCTTATATTGCTAAATTTTTAAAACTCCCACTTTCAGCCACTGAAATCATGCTTGGCTCTTTCATAGGATTTTTAGGTTTTATAGGAGAGAGTGAGAATTTTAAACTTTTAGCTAATGCGGGGTTTTATTATCTTATGTTTATTGCAGGTATGGAAATTAATCTTAAAACCTTTTTAAACACTGAAAGAAGCTTGCTTAATAAAGCTTTTATTTACATCATACTTTTATATGCTTTTAGTATTTTAGCGGTTAAAAGTATTGATATTTCTTATATTTTTGTCATCATCATACCTGTAATGAGTGTAGGCTTACTCTCAACACTTTATAGGGATTTTGGTAAAAATTGCGAGTGGCTTAATGTATCCATGGTAGTGGCTACTTTAGCTGAAGTTGTAAGCATAGTTTTACTTACCATAACCGCAGCATTTTTAGGAAAAGGTGCTGATATTTTTTCACTCACTCAAAATTTATTATATTTAGTAGGATTTTTAGCACTTTGTATCTTTGGTTTTAAATTTTTAGAGGTACTTTTTTGGTGGTATCCACAACTTAAAACTATACTCATGCCGTGGCAAGATCAAAATGAAAAAGATATAAGATTTTGCATGGCTATATTTATTGCTATTGTTGCGATTATGATTTATTTTAAACTTGAAGTTGCACTCGGAGCTTTTATAGCAGGTTCATTTATAGCAACTTTTTTTGATCACAAGAAAGATTTAGAACATAAGCTTTCTAGTTTTGGCTATGGCTTTTTAATTCCTATATTTTTTATCTATATAGGATCAAGTTTTAAGCTTCAAATGCTTTTAAATCCTCAAGTTTTAATCATAGCTTTTTCACTAACTACCTTTATGATAGGACTAAGGATACTTTGTGCTATGACTTTTGTAAAAATACTTGGTTTAAAAAATACCTTTTTATTTGGCCTAAGCCATTCTATGCCACTTACCTTACTCATCGCAGTAGCTACTCTTTCTTATCAAACTAATATTATCACTCAAGACATATACTCAGGACTAGTGCTTACTGCTTTACTTGAGGCAATTTTGGCTATTAGTTTGATTAAATTTATCAATAATCTTAGTAGAAAATAA
- a CDS encoding flagellin B: MGFRINTNVASLNAQVNAGLNSRSLDSSLARLSSGLRINSAADDASGLAIADSLKTQANTLGQAISNANDANSMLQIADKAMDEQLKILDTIKVKATQAAQDGQTAKTRAMIQGEIGKLMEELDNIANTTTYNGKQLLSGAFSNQQFQIGDKANQTVNATIGATQSAKIGQTRFETGSRITAGGTLGFTIKNYDGVNDFKVQPVILSTSAGTGLGALAAEINKSSDKTGVRATATVQTISSGTIQAGNTGDTFTINGVVIGKVAVQAGDKDGALVSAINAKKDTTGVEASVVNGQLVLNSADGRGIELSGLGSSLSGNIASVNYGRLSLVKNDGSDIIISGGSTVGLGTATAEATVNLESVKGQIAASIACAMGFNAMSTADLVGKKQSAGVTTLQGAMAVMDIADTAIANLDTIRANIGATQNQITSTINNISVTQVNVKAAESQIRDVDFASESANYSKANILAQSGSYAMAQANAASQNVLRLLQ; encoded by the coding sequence ATGGGATTTCGTATTAACACAAATGTAGCATCTTTAAATGCTCAAGTAAATGCAGGATTGAACTCAAGATCGTTAGATAGCTCTTTAGCAAGACTTAGTTCAGGTTTGAGAATAAATTCAGCCGCAGATGATGCTTCTGGTCTAGCTATTGCAGATAGCTTGAAAACTCAGGCAAATACTTTAGGTCAAGCTATATCAAATGCAAATGATGCAAACAGCATGCTTCAAATCGCTGATAAAGCTATGGATGAGCAGTTGAAAATACTAGATACCATTAAGGTAAAAGCTACTCAAGCAGCTCAAGATGGTCAAACAGCAAAAACTAGAGCGATGATTCAAGGTGAGATCGGTAAACTTATGGAAGAACTTGATAACATTGCAAATACTACTACCTATAATGGTAAACAACTTTTAAGTGGTGCTTTTTCTAATCAACAATTTCAAATTGGTGATAAAGCAAATCAAACAGTAAATGCAACCATAGGTGCAACTCAATCAGCTAAAATCGGTCAAACTCGTTTTGAAACAGGAAGTAGAATTACAGCTGGTGGCACTTTAGGTTTTACTATTAAAAATTATGATGGTGTAAATGATTTTAAAGTTCAACCAGTAATTCTTTCTACAAGTGCTGGAACAGGACTTGGTGCTTTAGCAGCTGAGATTAATAAATCTTCAGATAAAACAGGTGTTAGAGCTACTGCAACAGTTCAAACCATCTCAAGTGGTACTATTCAAGCTGGAAATACTGGAGATACTTTCACAATTAATGGAGTTGTTATTGGTAAAGTTGCAGTACAAGCTGGTGATAAAGATGGTGCTTTAGTTTCAGCTATCAATGCTAAAAAAGATACAACAGGAGTTGAAGCTTCTGTGGTAAATGGTCAGTTAGTTCTAAACTCAGCTGATGGTAGAGGTATAGAACTAAGTGGATTAGGTTCTTCTTTAAGTGGAAATATAGCTTCTGTAAATTATGGAAGATTGTCTTTAGTTAAAAATGATGGTAGTGACATCATCATCTCTGGAGGATCTACAGTTGGTCTTGGAACAGCTACAGCTGAAGCAACTGTAAATCTAGAATCAGTTAAAGGTCAAATTGCTGCAAGTATTGCTTGTGCTATGGGCTTTAATGCTATGAGTACAGCTGATTTAGTAGGTAAAAAACAATCAGCAGGTGTTACTACCTTACAAGGTGCAATGGCTGTTATGGATATAGCTGATACTGCTATAGCAAACCTTGACACCATTAGAGCAAACATCGGTGCTACACAAAATCAAATCACATCAACTATTAACAACATTAGCGTAACTCAAGTTAATGTTAAAGCTGCTGAATCACAAATTAGAGATGTTGACTTTGCAAGTGAAAGTGCAAACTACTCTAAAGCTAATATCTTAGCTCAAAGTGGATCTTACGCTATGGCTCAAGCAAATGCAGCTTCTCAAAATGTATTAAGATTACTTCAGTAG
- a CDS encoding flagellin B — translation MGFRINTNIGAMNAHANSVITARELDKSLGRLSSGLRINSAADDASGMAIADSLRNQAASLGQAINNGNDAIGILQTADKAMDEQLKILDTIKVKATQAAQDGQTAKTRTMIQNEINRLMEELDNIANTTSFNGKQLLSGNFVNQEFQIGAQSNQTVHATIGPTQSGKIGHTRFETGLRVTGSGVSNIVLKSYDGVNDYKFQSVVISTSVGTGLGALADEINKVADKTGVRATAVVQTISSGALPAGTTGLDFAINGVVIGQVDVKPGDKDGALAAAINAKKDTTGVEASVVDGKLILNSADGRGIELTGSLGTALSGVVASVNYGRLSLVKNDGRDIIVSGGSTIGFGQNGSSAAQATVNLEAVKGQISADIACAMGFNAMSTADNIATPKSAGVTTLQGAMAVMDLADSAITTLDNIRADIGAVQNQITSTINNISVTQVNIKSAESTIRDVDFAAESANFSKYNILAQSGSYAMSQANAVQQNVLKLLQ, via the coding sequence ATGGGTTTTAGAATAAACACCAATATAGGTGCAATGAATGCACACGCAAATTCGGTAATCACCGCTAGAGAATTAGATAAATCTCTAGGAAGACTTAGTTCAGGTTTGAGAATAAATTCAGCCGCAGATGATGCTTCTGGTATGGCGATAGCTGATTCATTAAGAAACCAAGCAGCATCTTTAGGTCAAGCTATTAATAATGGTAATGATGCTATAGGTATTTTGCAAACTGCTGATAAAGCTATGGATGAGCAGTTGAAAATACTAGATACCATTAAGGTAAAAGCTACTCAAGCAGCTCAAGATGGTCAAACAGCAAAAACTAGAACAATGATTCAAAATGAAATCAATCGTTTAATGGAAGAACTTGATAACATTGCAAATACTACTTCATTTAATGGCAAACAACTTTTAAGTGGAAATTTTGTTAATCAAGAATTTCAAATAGGTGCACAGTCAAATCAAACAGTGCATGCAACCATAGGACCAACTCAATCAGGAAAGATTGGTCATACTCGTTTTGAAACAGGTCTTAGGGTTACAGGAAGTGGAGTATCTAATATAGTTTTAAAATCATATGATGGTGTAAATGATTATAAGTTTCAATCAGTGGTTATTTCTACTTCTGTTGGAACAGGACTTGGTGCTTTGGCTGATGAGATCAATAAAGTAGCTGATAAAACAGGCGTTAGAGCAACAGCTGTGGTTCAAACCATATCAAGCGGTGCTTTACCTGCTGGAACAACAGGTCTTGATTTTGCTATTAATGGTGTGGTTATAGGTCAAGTTGATGTAAAACCTGGGGATAAAGATGGCGCTTTGGCAGCGGCTATCAATGCTAAAAAAGATACAACAGGGGTTGAAGCTTCTGTAGTAGATGGAAAACTCATTTTAAATTCAGCCGATGGTAGAGGTATAGAATTGACAGGTTCTCTTGGAACAGCCTTAAGTGGTGTTGTAGCTTCTGTAAATTATGGAAGATTGTCTTTAGTTAAAAACGATGGTAGAGATATCATAGTTTCTGGAGGATCTACAATAGGATTTGGTCAAAATGGTTCATCTGCTGCTCAAGCAACAGTAAATTTAGAAGCTGTAAAGGGTCAAATTTCAGCTGATATAGCTTGTGCGATGGGATTTAATGCCATGAGCACAGCAGATAATATCGCTACTCCAAAAAGTGCAGGTGTTACTACCTTACAAGGTGCAATGGCTGTTATGGATTTAGCTGATAGTGCCATTACTACACTTGATAATATTAGAGCAGATATTGGTGCGGTACAAAATCAAATCACATCAACTATTAACAACATTAGCGTAACTCAAGTAAATATCAAATCAGCAGAATCAACCATAAGAGATGTTGACTTTGCTGCTGAGAGTGCGAACTTTTCTAAATACAATATCTTAGCCCAAAGTGGTTCTTATGCTATGAGTCAAGCAAATGCTGTTCAGCAAAATGTATTAAAACTTTTACAATAA